A genomic segment from Dermatobacter hominis encodes:
- a CDS encoding sulfate ABC transporter substrate-binding protein: MKQRWRGLFALAVVGVMLVAGACGGDDDDASGDSGGSSEPTTINLVGFAVPEAANKAIAAEWAKTPEGENVEFKTSYGASGDQSRAVADGLKADYVHFSVPSDVTRLVDAGLVAEDWNTGDNKGVVSTSVVVFAVPKGNPNDIKDWDDLIKPGVEIVTPNPASSGAARWNALAAWGQVIANGGTEADAQEYVTKLYGNVVSLPNSGRDATTAFTSGTGNVFLTYENEAILARQNGEDFDYVIPPTTLKIENPGAVLKDATPKATEWLDFVLSDAGQTQFALKGFRPIEGATVDVDEVEGATDPSDPFPQPEKLLTVQESFGSWGDLSKKFFDEENGIITKIIAESGKAQ, translated from the coding sequence CGTGATGCTGGTGGCAGGGGCTTGCGGGGGCGACGACGACGACGCCTCCGGCGACTCGGGCGGCAGCTCCGAGCCGACCACGATCAACCTGGTCGGCTTCGCCGTGCCGGAGGCGGCCAACAAGGCGATCGCTGCCGAGTGGGCCAAGACCCCCGAGGGCGAGAACGTCGAGTTCAAGACCTCCTACGGCGCGTCGGGCGACCAGAGCCGCGCCGTGGCCGACGGCCTGAAGGCCGACTACGTGCACTTCTCCGTGCCGAGCGACGTGACCCGCCTGGTCGACGCCGGCCTCGTCGCCGAGGACTGGAACACCGGGGACAACAAGGGCGTCGTCTCGACGTCGGTCGTCGTGTTCGCGGTGCCGAAGGGGAACCCGAACGACATCAAGGACTGGGACGACCTCATCAAGCCCGGCGTCGAGATCGTGACGCCGAACCCGGCCTCGTCGGGAGCGGCGCGCTGGAACGCCCTCGCGGCGTGGGGCCAGGTCATCGCCAACGGCGGCACCGAGGCCGACGCGCAGGAGTACGTCACCAAGCTCTACGGCAACGTCGTGTCGCTGCCCAACAGCGGCCGTGACGCCACCACCGCCTTCACCAGCGGCACCGGCAACGTCTTCCTCACGTACGAGAACGAGGCGATCCTCGCCCGTCAGAACGGTGAGGACTTCGACTACGTCATCCCGCCGACGACGCTGAAGATCGAGAACCCGGGTGCGGTCCTGAAGGACGCCACGCCGAAGGCGACCGAGTGGCTCGACTTCGTCCTGAGCGACGCCGGCCAGACCCAGTTCGCGCTGAAGGGCTTCCGCCCGATCGAGGGCGCCACGGTCGACGTCGACGAGGTCGAGGGCGCCACCGACCCGTCCGATCCCTTCCCGCAGCCCGAGAAGCTGCTGACGGTCCAGGAGAGCTTCGGGAGCTGGGGCGACCTGTCCAAGAAGTTCTTCGACGAGGAGAACGGAATCATCACGAAGATCATCGCCGAGTCCGGGAAGGCGCAGTGA